A genomic window from Micromonospora violae includes:
- a CDS encoding universal stress protein, translating to MRSDVSNPRNPPVVVAVNGSRIGPALVDLAAAEAALYRAPLLIVHVWPGRYTGAYRGRGAVASRADAQRLLDLSARRARLLRADIPVTSYLFDGGAAFVLTEASWSARLLVLGHRDESYARPTWGSTTAYLAHHTACPLMIHGGAAPSQGPVVVAVSARPEGNATLGYAFARAALVGAPLVAMHMWTRPGAVDGVPPAVRPGAYVEERAAAEKALAESLDDWTARFPDVAVERVVVNDSDMEYAVGRALRRGRLMVAGIGLSGSFAELLCNAREARAGLRRTSPTILIPRMGVAADTVATSSRAHVRSVLDAIDTSAITGSKGPGNGARAATV from the coding sequence ATGCGTAGCGACGTGTCGAATCCTCGGAACCCGCCGGTCGTGGTCGCCGTGAACGGCTCGCGCATCGGGCCGGCTCTGGTTGATCTCGCGGCCGCCGAGGCGGCCCTGTACCGAGCCCCGCTGCTCATCGTGCATGTCTGGCCCGGCCGGTACACCGGCGCCTATCGCGGACGTGGGGCCGTGGCGTCACGGGCCGACGCGCAACGGCTGCTCGACTTGTCGGCGCGCCGGGCGCGGTTGCTGCGGGCAGACATACCGGTCACGAGCTACCTCTTCGACGGCGGTGCCGCCTTCGTGCTGACCGAGGCGTCCTGGTCCGCCCGCCTGCTCGTGCTCGGGCACCGAGATGAGTCGTATGCGCGGCCGACGTGGGGCTCGACGACCGCGTACCTGGCACACCACACCGCTTGTCCGCTGATGATCCACGGCGGCGCGGCCCCGTCCCAGGGGCCGGTCGTGGTGGCGGTCTCGGCCCGGCCGGAGGGCAACGCCACGCTCGGATACGCCTTCGCGCGGGCCGCCCTGGTGGGCGCACCACTGGTGGCGATGCACATGTGGACGAGGCCCGGCGCCGTAGACGGAGTTCCGCCCGCTGTTCGCCCAGGAGCGTACGTCGAGGAACGTGCGGCTGCGGAAAAGGCGCTGGCCGAGTCGTTAGACGACTGGACGGCACGCTTTCCCGACGTGGCTGTCGAACGCGTGGTCGTCAATGACTCCGATATGGAGTACGCCGTCGGACGCGCCCTGCGGCGCGGTCGCCTCATGGTGGCCGGAATCGGGCTGAGCGGCAGCTTCGCCGAGCTCCTCTGCAATGCCCGGGAGGCCCGGGCGGGTCTGCGCAGGACGAGCCCGACCATCCTGATCCCACGAATGGGCGTTGCCGCGGACACGGTCGCCACATCGTCGCGGGCGCATGTCCGCAGCGTGCTCGATGCCATCGACACATCCGCCATAACCGGGTCCAAGGGTCCGGGGAACGGTGCACGCGCCGCGACAGTCTGA
- a CDS encoding DoxX family membrane protein — translation MTTIDRRHAAHLEHVEAPGAMLTKTAARALAVLRISTGFVFLWAFLDKTFGFGYATPAAKSWVNGGSPTKGFLANVEVGPLQGFFHSIAGDAWANWAFMLGLLGIGLALLLGIGMRLAAAAAGVMMAMMWAAEWPLAQHTSAGKPSGSTNPVTDYHFVYAIGAVVLALTYAGHTWGLGRQWAKLPFVQKNRWLI, via the coding sequence ATGACCACCATCGACCGTCGCCACGCGGCGCACCTCGAACACGTCGAGGCGCCCGGGGCCATGCTCACCAAGACCGCCGCCCGGGCCCTCGCCGTGCTGCGAATCTCCACCGGGTTCGTCTTCCTGTGGGCGTTCCTGGACAAGACCTTCGGCTTTGGCTACGCGACGCCTGCGGCGAAGTCGTGGGTCAACGGTGGGTCACCGACCAAGGGTTTCCTGGCCAATGTCGAGGTGGGACCGCTGCAGGGCTTCTTCCACAGCATCGCCGGCGACGCCTGGGCCAACTGGGCGTTCATGCTCGGCCTGCTCGGTATCGGCCTCGCGCTCCTCCTCGGCATCGGTATGCGCCTGGCCGCGGCGGCGGCCGGCGTCATGATGGCCATGATGTGGGCAGCTGAATGGCCGCTCGCCCAGCACACCAGCGCAGGCAAGCCGAGCGGCTCCACCAACCCGGTCACCGACTACCACTTCGTCTACGCGATCGGTGCCGTCGTGCTGGCCCTGACCTACGCCGGGCACACCTGGGGCCTGGGTCGGCAGTGGGCCAAGCTGCCCTTCGTGCAGAAGAACCGCTGGCTGATCTGA
- a CDS encoding GAF domain-containing sensor histidine kinase → MVDHPSAEDRIERPSLGLSPLSRVRLDELLQEMLDRVGEVMTSRERLRSLLDAVVGIGTNLDLRSTLQRIVGAACALAGARYGALGVLGADRTDLSDFITHGIDPAVHAGIGDLPHGRGILGLLITDPRPVRLPDITKHPDSYGFPPHHPPMHSFLGVPVRTRDQIFGNLYLAEKQGADEFSQDDEEIVVALAAAAGVAIDNARLYELAQRRERWLAATAEITSVLLGTVQRTEALRLIARRAREVSGSQLVMVMLYDEINARYSIEVADGADPSYGQLAGKLVPVEPATAAAFGKEKFRAVENLRAAIEWPWPVPDGPAMAVPLAGPDTLHGVLIVAQPPGQSSGDEDAAQLSTFAGQAALALERVRAQEERQQLVLLEDRERIARDLHDVVIQRLFATGMQLQGAVHQAVRPEVAKRINAAVDDLDATIRDIRRSIFELRTPTGPSLRAEVNEAVATAAETLGFRPVLDTSGPVDSAIPDDIKPELIAVLREALSNIARHAEATNARVSLRAADGEVVMCIEDDGKGFDPTLARGGVVNMGERAQDLGGSFEVSAAREGTGTTLTWRVPTGG, encoded by the coding sequence ATGGTGGACCATCCATCGGCGGAAGACCGGATCGAACGGCCGTCGCTCGGGCTCAGCCCGCTCTCCCGTGTCCGGCTCGACGAACTCTTGCAGGAGATGCTCGACCGGGTCGGCGAGGTGATGACGAGCCGGGAGCGCCTGCGATCGCTGCTCGACGCTGTCGTGGGCATCGGCACGAATCTGGACCTGCGCAGCACCCTGCAGCGCATCGTGGGGGCAGCGTGCGCACTCGCCGGCGCCCGTTACGGCGCGCTCGGCGTACTCGGCGCCGATCGCACCGACCTGAGCGATTTCATCACCCACGGCATCGACCCGGCGGTGCACGCCGGGATCGGTGACCTGCCGCACGGCCGCGGAATCCTCGGCCTGCTGATCACCGACCCACGCCCGGTGCGGCTGCCCGACATCACCAAGCACCCCGACTCGTACGGCTTCCCGCCGCACCACCCCCCGATGCACAGCTTCCTCGGCGTGCCGGTTCGCACCCGCGACCAAATCTTCGGCAACCTCTACCTCGCCGAGAAACAGGGCGCCGACGAGTTCAGCCAGGACGACGAGGAGATCGTCGTCGCGCTGGCCGCGGCAGCCGGAGTGGCCATCGACAACGCCCGGCTCTACGAACTGGCCCAGCGCCGCGAACGCTGGCTCGCCGCCACCGCTGAGATCACCAGCGTGCTCCTCGGCACCGTCCAGCGCACCGAGGCGCTACGGCTGATTGCCCGGCGCGCCCGTGAGGTGTCCGGCTCCCAGCTCGTCATGGTCATGCTCTACGACGAGATCAACGCCAGATACTCAATCGAGGTGGCCGACGGCGCCGATCCGTCGTACGGCCAACTCGCTGGCAAGCTCGTTCCCGTGGAGCCGGCCACCGCCGCAGCGTTCGGGAAGGAGAAGTTCCGGGCCGTGGAAAACCTTCGTGCCGCCATCGAGTGGCCGTGGCCGGTGCCGGACGGTCCGGCAATGGCCGTCCCGCTCGCCGGCCCGGACACCCTGCACGGCGTGCTCATCGTGGCTCAACCACCCGGGCAATCATCCGGCGACGAGGACGCCGCACAGCTGTCGACCTTCGCTGGGCAGGCGGCCCTGGCCCTCGAACGGGTCCGGGCTCAGGAGGAACGTCAGCAGCTCGTGTTACTCGAGGACCGGGAGCGCATCGCCCGGGACCTGCACGACGTGGTCATTCAGCGGCTGTTCGCCACCGGCATGCAGCTACAGGGCGCTGTGCACCAGGCCGTCAGGCCGGAGGTAGCCAAGCGCATCAACGCCGCCGTCGACGACCTCGACGCCACCATCCGGGACATCCGCCGCTCAATCTTCGAACTTCGCACCCCGACCGGCCCGTCCCTGCGCGCCGAAGTGAACGAGGCGGTGGCCACGGCAGCCGAGACGCTCGGATTCCGGCCCGTCCTGGACACCTCCGGACCGGTGGACAGCGCCATTCCCGACGACATCAAGCCCGAACTGATCGCCGTACTCCGCGAAGCCCTGTCGAACATCGCCCGGCACGCCGAAGCCACCAATGCCCGGGTCTCGTTGCGGGCCGCTGACGGCGAAGTCGTCATGTGCATCGAGGACGACGGCAAAGGCTTCGACCCGACCCTCGCCCGCGGCGGTGTCGTCAACATGGGCGAACGAGCCCAAGATCTGGGCGGCAGCTTCGAGGTAAGCGCCGCACGCGAAGGTACCGGGACAACATTGACCTGGCGGGTCCCGACCGGCGGTTGA
- the pflB gene encoding formate C-acetyltransferase, translating into MATTSHEAWRGFHGTGWRETIDVGAFIHDNFEPYTGGPEFLAGPTHRTERIWRQLRHMFVEECRRGVYDVDAHTPSTITAHEPGYLDQDDELIVGLQTSAPLRRAIMPNGGLRMVEAGLEAYGFTLDPAVQAIFSRYRKTHNDGVFDAYPADVKAARRSHIITGLPDAYGRGRIIGDYRRVALYGVDHLIAERQAVKASLDAHLSSEDVIRDREELAEQIRALEELRLMASRYGRDISGPASTGREAIQWLYFAYLAATKEQNGAAMSLGRTATFVDVYLQRDIVEGRLTEREAQELVDDFVIKLRIIRFLRTPEYDQLFSGDPTWVTEALGGIGCDGRPMVTRTSFRYLQTLYNLGPAPEPNLTVLWSPALPEGFKRFCAQVSIDTSAIQYENDDLIRPAYSDDTAIACCVSAMRVGKDMQFFGARANLAKALLYAINGGRDEMTGERVFVAEPITDDVLDYDEVLAAYDRTLDWLAETYVDALNVIHYMHDKYAYERIEMALHDYPVHRFLATGIAGLSVAVDSLSAIRHAHVKVLRDENGLAVDYAVDGDFPAFGNNDDRVDAIAVDLVERFMAKIRRQPTYRGAEPSLSILTITSNVVYGTHTGNTPDGRRAGEPFAPGANPMNGRDRHGMVAAALSVAKLPYRRARDGISLTITVAPDGLGHARDERITNLAGVLDGYTDSGGFHMNVNVLNRATLEDAMVHPEKYPQLTIRVSGYAVNFVKLTPDQQRDVISRTFHGSL; encoded by the coding sequence ATGGCCACCACATCCCACGAAGCCTGGCGCGGGTTCCACGGCACCGGCTGGCGCGAGACGATCGACGTCGGCGCGTTCATCCACGACAACTTCGAGCCGTACACCGGCGGGCCGGAGTTCCTGGCCGGGCCGACGCACCGTACCGAGCGGATCTGGCGGCAACTGCGGCACATGTTCGTCGAGGAGTGCCGTCGCGGGGTCTACGACGTGGATGCCCACACCCCATCCACGATCACCGCGCACGAGCCGGGCTACCTCGACCAGGACGATGAGCTCATCGTGGGCCTGCAGACCAGCGCGCCGCTGCGCCGCGCGATCATGCCGAACGGTGGGCTGCGGATGGTGGAGGCCGGTCTCGAGGCGTACGGCTTCACCCTCGACCCGGCCGTGCAAGCGATCTTCAGCCGGTACCGCAAGACGCACAACGACGGGGTCTTCGACGCTTATCCGGCCGACGTGAAGGCCGCCCGCCGCTCGCACATCATCACCGGGCTGCCGGACGCGTACGGCAGGGGCCGGATCATCGGCGACTACCGGCGCGTCGCGCTGTACGGGGTGGACCACCTGATCGCCGAGCGCCAGGCGGTCAAGGCGTCGCTCGACGCTCATCTGTCGTCGGAGGACGTGATCCGCGACCGTGAGGAGCTGGCCGAGCAGATTCGGGCGCTGGAGGAGCTGCGACTCATGGCCAGCCGGTACGGTCGCGACATCTCGGGCCCGGCGAGCACGGGCCGCGAGGCGATCCAGTGGCTGTACTTCGCCTACCTGGCGGCCACCAAGGAGCAGAACGGCGCGGCGATGTCGCTGGGCCGGACCGCCACGTTCGTCGACGTCTACCTGCAGCGCGACATCGTCGAGGGCCGGCTCACCGAGCGGGAGGCGCAGGAGCTGGTCGACGACTTCGTCATCAAGCTGCGGATCATCCGGTTCCTGCGCACGCCCGAGTACGACCAGCTGTTCTCCGGCGACCCGACCTGGGTGACCGAGGCGCTCGGCGGGATCGGCTGCGACGGCCGACCGATGGTCACCCGCACGAGCTTCCGCTACCTGCAGACCCTGTACAACCTGGGTCCGGCCCCGGAGCCGAACCTGACCGTTTTGTGGTCGCCGGCGCTGCCCGAGGGGTTCAAGCGGTTCTGCGCCCAGGTCTCGATCGACACGAGCGCCATCCAGTACGAGAACGACGACCTGATCCGGCCTGCGTACAGCGACGACACCGCCATCGCCTGCTGTGTGTCCGCCATGCGGGTGGGCAAGGACATGCAGTTCTTCGGCGCGCGCGCCAACCTCGCCAAGGCCCTGTTGTACGCGATCAATGGCGGCCGCGACGAGATGACCGGCGAGCGGGTCTTCGTCGCCGAGCCGATCACCGACGACGTGCTCGACTACGACGAGGTCCTGGCCGCGTACGACCGGACTCTGGACTGGCTGGCCGAGACCTACGTCGACGCGCTCAACGTCATCCACTACATGCACGACAAGTACGCCTACGAGCGCATCGAGATGGCCCTGCACGACTACCCGGTGCACCGCTTCCTCGCCACCGGCATCGCGGGCCTGTCGGTCGCCGTGGACAGCCTGAGCGCCATCAGGCACGCCCACGTCAAGGTCCTGCGCGACGAGAACGGTCTGGCCGTCGACTACGCCGTGGACGGCGACTTCCCTGCCTTCGGCAACAACGACGACCGCGTCGACGCGATCGCCGTCGATCTGGTCGAACGATTCATGGCCAAGATCCGGCGCCAGCCCACCTACCGGGGTGCCGAGCCGTCGCTCTCGATTCTCACGATCACCTCGAACGTGGTCTACGGCACGCACACCGGCAACACGCCCGATGGGCGGCGCGCGGGTGAGCCGTTCGCGCCGGGCGCGAACCCGATGAACGGCCGCGACAGGCACGGCATGGTCGCCGCCGCGCTGTCGGTCGCCAAGCTGCCGTACCGCCGCGCGCGCGACGGGATCTCGCTGACGATCACCGTCGCTCCGGACGGCCTCGGCCACGCCCGCGACGAACGGATCACCAACCTCGCCGGAGTGCTCGACGGCTACACCGACAGCGGCGGCTTCCACATGAACGTCAACGTGCTGAACCGGGCGACGCTCGAAGACGCCATGGTCCACCCGGAGAAGTACCCGCAGCTGACCATCCGGGTCTCCGGGTACGCGGTGAACTTCGTCAAGCTCACTCCCGATCAGCAGCGCGACGTCATCTCCCGGACCTTCCACGGATCGCTGTGA
- a CDS encoding DoxX family membrane protein, with the protein MRTIGWGTATQLEHVEAPGAMLPKTAARALAVLRIATGFVFLWAFFDKLFGWGFATTTERAWINGGSPTKGFLSGVEVGPGWLQTFFHGIAGDAWANCAFMLGLLAIGLAFTLGIGMRLAAGGGALMMLLMWAAEWPLDKTTSGGEPSGSTNPIVDYHIIYGLAGIVLALTYAGQTWGLGRWWASLPIVQKNRWLI; encoded by the coding sequence ATGAGGACCATCGGCTGGGGCACCGCCACTCAACTGGAGCACGTCGAGGCCCCCGGCGCCATGCTCCCGAAGACCGCGGCCCGAGCGCTGGCCGTGCTGCGCATCGCCACGGGCTTCGTCTTCCTGTGGGCGTTCTTCGACAAGCTGTTCGGGTGGGGCTTCGCCACCACCACGGAACGGGCCTGGATCAACGGCGGCTCGCCCACCAAGGGCTTCCTGTCCGGCGTCGAGGTCGGCCCCGGCTGGCTGCAGACCTTCTTCCACGGCATCGCCGGCGACGCCTGGGCCAACTGCGCGTTCATGCTCGGCCTGCTCGCCATCGGCCTCGCCTTCACGTTGGGCATCGGCATGCGCCTCGCTGCCGGCGGCGGCGCGCTCATGATGCTGCTCATGTGGGCCGCCGAGTGGCCGCTCGACAAGACCACCAGCGGTGGCGAACCCAGCGGGTCGACCAACCCGATCGTGGATTACCACATCATCTACGGCCTCGCCGGCATCGTCCTGGCGCTGACCTATGCCGGCCAAACCTGGGGACTAGGCAGGTGGTGGGCCTCCTTGCCCATCGTCCAGAAGAACCGCTGGCTCATCTGA
- a CDS encoding AfsR/SARP family transcriptional regulator, producing the protein MRGYRIGILGRIEVSIDGVAVSLAPLERALVASLAAHHGRIVSVDRLIDGLWPYDPPTGARNRVQAVVASVRRGAKPELILTRSPGYQLNPVAVVDSAEFAAEVGAAAATADARRAVELLDRALARWRDDAFVDVGSRLVEYERDRLRELREHATELRAEALLSLGLHRELVPELTTLVRDRPLRERLRGQLMVALHRSGRQAEALAVYRAGVRVLAEEHGIDPGPELRQLHREILGSEQETPPRGWVRPNQLPGVTGDFVGRDKELGLLLSLLGRTPTVAGVAQVIVVTGLAGTGKTTLALRAAHESRHRFPGGCLYADLRGNTPEPAQPGTVLGAFLRALGVAGEAIPAAAEERAALYRSVLADQTLLVMLDSAADAAQVRPLLPPGGSAVVTSTGALPGLAGAEVVPLDVLPIDDGLDLLAGLAGGERIDREAGAAADVVELCGRLPLALRIAGVRLAEREAMTVARLRERLRDERRRLDELSLDGLDVRSSFTVGFERLPQPAARLLAVLSRTSLRSFGMWDETTEPLLEQLCRAHLLTDDASGRVRMHDLVRLVARERTEVPVDEVVAWYARLHAYAERADASLPCGALPVADAGPALDAWEAVDWFEAERENLVAAVQDLLRLGAVDLAGRLACTMGNFATMRSQHLPELVDCLRAVLDHHAELPSATRMSLRLHLGTAYRSLNRHAEAVPLLRAAQRAGRGRWVVHRLVALQGYSLCCRHLGRLREADAALLVMVRLCATHWPVGRVGGHVLLALGMQQGQYRLTSPFALEACAAALRVFVDDGDLWGEALARETIGLLHRHAEQWPPAVEQLRQAVAAARRLGDRMSMTTAEQALAATHLAAGDGEAARRLLRRTVLAFHELRHEWGEAISRRLLGKAHLEEGDADRAVVELESSVAMLRGVGQPFPLANSLHLLARAQATLGRHDRAVALGEEALHIFEHFDSAYADDLRESLTRWRSAAGAQ; encoded by the coding sequence GTGCGCGGGTATCGGATCGGCATCCTCGGGCGGATCGAGGTGAGCATCGACGGGGTGGCCGTGTCGCTCGCCCCGCTGGAGCGGGCACTCGTCGCGAGCCTGGCGGCCCACCACGGACGCATCGTCTCCGTCGACCGCCTGATCGACGGGCTCTGGCCGTACGATCCGCCCACGGGGGCGCGCAACCGGGTCCAGGCGGTCGTCGCCTCGGTCCGCCGCGGCGCGAAGCCGGAGCTGATCCTCACCCGCTCGCCCGGCTACCAGCTGAACCCCGTGGCGGTCGTCGACTCGGCGGAGTTCGCCGCCGAGGTAGGGGCCGCCGCGGCCACCGCCGATGCCCGCCGCGCCGTGGAGCTGCTCGACCGGGCGCTGGCGCGCTGGCGCGACGACGCGTTCGTCGACGTCGGGTCGCGGCTCGTCGAGTACGAGCGCGATCGGCTTCGTGAGCTGCGCGAGCACGCGACAGAGCTGCGCGCCGAGGCACTGCTCTCGCTCGGCCTGCACCGGGAACTCGTGCCGGAGCTGACCACGCTGGTCCGCGACCGACCCCTGCGGGAGCGGCTGCGCGGCCAGCTGATGGTGGCCCTGCACCGCAGCGGCCGACAGGCGGAGGCGCTCGCCGTGTACCGGGCCGGGGTCCGGGTGCTGGCGGAGGAGCACGGCATCGACCCGGGGCCGGAGCTGCGGCAACTGCACCGGGAGATCCTCGGCAGCGAGCAGGAGACGCCCCCGCGGGGGTGGGTGCGCCCCAACCAGCTTCCCGGAGTCACCGGTGACTTCGTCGGGCGGGACAAGGAGCTGGGGCTGCTGCTGTCGTTGCTGGGGCGCACCCCGACGGTCGCCGGGGTCGCCCAGGTGATCGTCGTGACCGGGCTCGCGGGAACGGGCAAGACCACGCTGGCGCTGCGCGCGGCCCATGAGAGCCGGCACCGCTTCCCCGGGGGGTGCCTCTACGCGGACCTGCGCGGCAACACCCCGGAACCGGCGCAGCCCGGCACGGTGCTCGGCGCGTTCCTGCGCGCCCTCGGCGTGGCCGGCGAGGCCATCCCGGCGGCAGCCGAGGAGCGTGCGGCGCTGTACCGCTCCGTGCTCGCCGACCAGACCTTGCTGGTGATGTTGGACAGCGCGGCGGACGCGGCGCAGGTGCGTCCGCTGCTGCCGCCTGGCGGCAGCGCTGTCGTCACGAGCACGGGGGCGCTGCCGGGGCTGGCGGGCGCCGAGGTCGTCCCGCTCGACGTGCTGCCGATCGACGACGGCCTGGACCTGCTGGCCGGGCTCGCCGGCGGCGAACGAATCGACCGGGAGGCCGGGGCCGCCGCCGACGTCGTGGAGTTGTGCGGTCGCCTGCCGCTGGCGTTGCGAATCGCTGGCGTGCGGCTGGCCGAGCGGGAGGCGATGACCGTGGCGCGGTTGCGCGAGCGGCTGCGCGACGAGCGACGCCGCCTCGACGAACTCTCCCTCGACGGGCTCGACGTGCGCAGCAGCTTCACCGTCGGGTTCGAGCGGTTGCCGCAGCCCGCCGCGCGGCTGCTCGCGGTGCTCAGCCGCACGTCGCTGCGCAGCTTCGGCATGTGGGACGAGACCACGGAGCCGCTGCTGGAGCAGCTGTGCCGGGCCCACCTGCTGACCGACGACGCCAGCGGCCGGGTACGCATGCACGACCTGGTCAGGCTCGTCGCCCGGGAACGCACCGAGGTCCCCGTCGACGAGGTCGTCGCCTGGTACGCACGGCTGCACGCGTACGCCGAGCGGGCCGACGCGTCGCTGCCCTGCGGGGCTCTGCCGGTGGCCGACGCGGGGCCGGCGCTCGACGCCTGGGAGGCCGTCGACTGGTTCGAGGCGGAGCGGGAGAACCTGGTCGCGGCGGTGCAGGACCTGCTGCGGCTGGGCGCCGTCGACCTAGCGGGGCGGTTGGCCTGCACGATGGGCAACTTCGCGACGATGCGCAGCCAACACCTGCCCGAACTGGTCGACTGTCTGCGCGCCGTGCTCGACCACCATGCCGAGCTGCCGTCGGCGACCCGGATGTCGCTGCGGCTGCACCTGGGCACGGCGTACCGGTCGCTGAACCGGCACGCCGAAGCCGTGCCGCTGCTGCGCGCGGCGCAGCGGGCCGGCCGCGGGCGGTGGGTGGTGCACCGCCTCGTCGCCCTGCAGGGCTACTCGCTGTGCTGCCGCCACCTCGGTAGGTTGCGGGAGGCGGACGCCGCACTGCTGGTGATGGTGCGGCTGTGCGCCACGCACTGGCCGGTCGGCCGCGTCGGTGGGCACGTGCTGTTGGCCCTCGGCATGCAGCAGGGGCAGTACCGGCTCACCTCCCCGTTCGCCTTGGAGGCCTGCGCCGCGGCCCTGCGGGTCTTCGTCGACGACGGCGACCTGTGGGGCGAGGCGCTCGCGCGGGAGACCATCGGGCTGCTGCACCGGCACGCCGAGCAGTGGCCGCCAGCCGTGGAGCAGCTTCGGCAGGCGGTGGCCGCCGCGCGCCGGCTCGGCGACCGGATGAGCATGACCACGGCCGAGCAGGCGCTGGCCGCGACGCACCTCGCGGCCGGCGACGGCGAGGCGGCACGGCGGCTGCTGCGGCGTACGGTGCTGGCGTTCCACGAGCTGCGTCACGAGTGGGGCGAGGCGATCTCCCGGCGGCTGCTCGGCAAGGCGCACCTCGAGGAGGGCGACGCGGACCGGGCGGTGGTGGAGTTGGAGAGCTCGGTGGCGATGCTGCGCGGCGTCGGGCAGCCGTTCCCGCTGGCGAACTCGCTGCACCTGCTCGCGCGGGCGCAGGCCACCCTCGGCAGGCACGACCGGGCCGTCGCGCTGGGCGAGGAGGCGCTGCACATCTTCGAGCACTTCGACTCCGCGTACGCCGACGACCTGCGCGAATCGCTGACGCGTTGGCGGAGCGCAGCCGGCGCGCAGTAG
- a CDS encoding Acg family FMN-binding oxidoreductase, producing the protein MDGPGTRFVAFLAGCPLRCLYCHSPDTQYRRFGRPTSVNDLLTEIRRYERFLKVAHGGVTLSGGEPLQQPAFTREVLRQCKEMRLHTALDTSGLLGDRTDDALLDATDLVLLDIKSGDPATYRAVTRTGRLTPTVRFAHRLADRGMPIWVRGRPSRRDDVPPDRGNRGSVPGCRRSPRPTRRRPAMNGYRDADLQAAAEAGIRAPSMHNSQPWLFRLRDGTIEVVADRDRQLAVADRSGWAIRLACGAATYNARLALAMRSRPAEVHTRPHSVESAVIARLIPGPERPPTYTEQDLYAAIGRRHSNRAPFRPDPVPADARIRLIDAARSESAWLDLLVGMTALAGFAEIAGSADRVLRRDARYQAELISWIQADDASDGVPVGAGAPLPEPHDLLPQRAFGNRRRAPGREHEPEPLLGVLGVAGDGPADQINAGQALQKVLLTATDAGLATSMISQPIEVPAARDQLRRSLGRTGYPQLALRIGYGTPGRPTPRRDVADVVVRQS; encoded by the coding sequence GTGGACGGGCCGGGCACCCGGTTCGTCGCGTTCCTGGCCGGCTGCCCGCTGCGCTGCCTCTACTGCCACAGCCCCGACACCCAGTACCGCCGTTTCGGCCGACCCACCTCTGTCAACGACCTGCTCACCGAGATCCGCCGCTACGAACGCTTCCTGAAGGTGGCCCACGGCGGCGTCACCCTCAGCGGCGGCGAACCGCTGCAACAGCCCGCCTTCACCCGCGAGGTGCTGCGCCAGTGCAAAGAGATGCGGCTGCACACCGCCCTGGACACCAGCGGTCTGCTCGGCGACCGCACCGACGACGCACTGCTCGACGCCACCGACCTGGTACTACTCGACATCAAGTCCGGCGACCCGGCCACCTACCGGGCCGTGACCCGCACCGGGAGGCTGACGCCGACCGTGCGGTTCGCGCACCGCCTGGCCGACCGTGGCATGCCGATCTGGGTCCGAGGAAGACCGTCGCGTCGCGACGACGTACCCCCTGACCGTGGCAACCGAGGCAGCGTGCCCGGTTGTCGTCGTTCCCCTCGACCAACGCGAAGGAGACCCGCTATGAACGGTTACCGCGACGCGGACCTGCAAGCGGCCGCCGAGGCCGGCATCCGCGCGCCGTCGATGCACAACAGCCAGCCGTGGCTGTTCCGACTGCGTGACGGCACCATCGAGGTCGTCGCCGACCGGGACCGGCAGCTCGCCGTCGCAGACCGGTCCGGCTGGGCGATCCGCCTGGCATGCGGCGCCGCCACCTACAACGCCCGCCTCGCCCTCGCCATGCGTAGCCGGCCCGCCGAGGTGCACACGCGCCCCCACTCCGTCGAATCCGCCGTGATCGCCCGACTCATCCCCGGCCCGGAAAGGCCACCGACCTACACCGAGCAGGATCTGTACGCTGCCATCGGCCGCCGGCACAGCAACCGGGCGCCGTTTCGGCCCGATCCCGTGCCGGCCGACGCTCGCATCCGCCTCATCGACGCCGCGCGCAGCGAATCCGCGTGGCTCGACCTGCTGGTCGGCATGACCGCCCTGGCCGGCTTCGCTGAGATCGCCGGCAGCGCCGACCGGGTGCTGCGCCGCGACGCCCGGTACCAGGCCGAGCTGATCAGCTGGATCCAGGCCGACGACGCGTCCGACGGCGTTCCGGTAGGCGCTGGCGCACCCCTGCCCGAGCCGCACGACCTGCTGCCGCAACGGGCTTTCGGCAACCGGCGCCGCGCGCCCGGCCGTGAGCACGAACCCGAACCGCTGCTCGGCGTCCTCGGCGTGGCCGGCGACGGGCCGGCGGACCAGATCAACGCCGGCCAGGCCCTGCAGAAGGTCCTGCTCACCGCGACCGACGCCGGCCTGGCCACCTCAATGATCTCCCAACCGATCGAGGTACCGGCCGCCCGCGACCAGCTACGGCGCTCCCTCGGCCGGACCGGATACCCGCAGCTCGCCCTGCGCATCGGCTACGGCACGCCCGGACGACCCACCCCGCGACGGGACGTCGCCGACGTCGTCGTCCGTCAGAGCTGA